The following proteins are encoded in a genomic region of Musa acuminata AAA Group cultivar baxijiao chromosome BXJ2-11, Cavendish_Baxijiao_AAA, whole genome shotgun sequence:
- the LOC135626652 gene encoding uncharacterized protein LOC135626652: MEGSADGSGAPDSWEMVDLDASMSRLLLSSKKSPASSPPPDAPEEEEEEEEEEAVAALGLSRSSSDTSERVAGVPVDAVSQVDQFLREALEKPRERLAILRMEQDIVKFIHDPTQQQLEFQTLPNSYLRLAAHRVAQHYYLQSFAILDNSLPDGSGSRILLRKTSTNCRMPPVRLADIPVNLPQEDGSVVLKVAIKQRPQKHSQNMGNANIHSSKTNYQKSVEERKEEYNRARARIFNSKDSSSSISDPEDEVKLPDTLQECSFISARTDEKSVMKASENYLGRSFSDSSSCSSRFNKSKIEKGPVVGRHKANSRVAIFRDREIDCKDPDYDRSYERYMQRFDPGFGFNGGPYTMPPLYSPTVNYNTEFPQLGSGHRGQVPVDHQPRPIPPHLHGPWLPPSAPTAMNYGPPEGMIPAFSSNHVRGHSNTPVYVHSSQFSVPPRPGMSFPPPDGHIQNFSQTHQQQHDACFGLARPR; the protein is encoded by the exons ATGGAGGGCTCAGCGGACGGCTCCGGAGCCCCGGACTCGTGGGAGATGGTGGATCTCGACGCCAGCATGAGCCGGCTGCTCCTCTCCTCCAAGAAGAGCCCGGCCTCCTCGCCGCCGCCGGACGCcccggaggaagaggaggaggaggaggaggaggaggcggtggcGGCGTTGGGGCTGTCGCGGTCTTCATCTGATACCTCCGAGCGAGTTGCCGGCGTGCCGGTGGATGCCGTGAGCCAGGTGGATCAGTTCCTTCGCGAGGCTTTGGAGAAGCCCCGGGAGCGCTTAGCAA TTTTGAGGATGGAGCAAGATATTGTGAAGTTCATCCATGATCCTACTCAACAGCAACTGGAATTTCAGACACTTCCAAATTCCTACCTACGACTTGCAGCACACCGTGTGGCACAACATTATTACCTCCAATCATTTGCCATACTAGACAATAGCCTGCCAGATGGATCTGGTTCTCGAATTTTGCTGCGTAAAACTTCTACTAATTGTCGGATGCCTCCAGTTCGTCTTGCAGATATTCCTGTCAATCTGCCACAAGAAGATGGCAGTGTTGTGCTTAAGGTTGCAATCAAGCAAAGGCCTCAGAAGCACTCACAAAATATGGGCAATGCAAATATTCACTCTTCGAAAACTAATTATCAAAAGAGtgttgaagaaagaaaagaagagtaTAATCGAGCAAGAGCACGTATATTCAACAGTAAGGACAGCAGTAGCTCAATATCAGATCCAGAGGATGAAGTAAAATTACCTGACACACTCCAAGAATGTTCCTTTATATCTGCAAGGACCGATGAAAAATCTGTAATGAAAGCATCCGAAAATTATCTTGGGAGGAGTTTTAGTGATTCTTCTTCATGTAGCAGCAGATTCAATAAAAGTAAGATAGAGAAAGGGCCTGTTGTTGGCAGACACAAAGCAAACAGTAGAGTAGCCATTTTCCGGGACCGTGAGATTGATTGTAAGGATCCTGACTATGATAGGAGTTATGAGAG GTACATGCAACGATTTGATCCTGGATTTGGATTCAATGGTGGACCTTACACTATGCCGCCACTATATTCTCCAACTGTTAATTACAATACAGAATTCCCACAGCTTGGATCCGGTCATAGGGGTCAAGTTCCTGTGGACCATCAACCTCGGCCCATTCCTCCGCACCTACATGGACCTTGGTTACCACCTTCAGCACCCACAGCGATGAACTATGGTCCACCAGAAGGCATGATACCAGCATTTAGTTCCAATCATGTTCGTGGTCActccaacacaccagtctatgtgCATTCATCTCAGTTTTCTGTGCCTCCACGTCCTGGAATGTCTTTCCCTCCTCCTGATGGACACATTCAAAATTTTTCCCAG ACTCACCAGCAGcaacatgatgcatgttttggatTAGCCCGGCCCCGTTAA